Genomic DNA from Peribacillus simplex NBRC 15720 = DSM 1321:
AGAGTTTTCCAGTTATAAAGAAAATCTACCATCAATAGAATGTGGGAGGAAATTGTATGCGTTACTTAAATTATATTAATGGAAAATGGAAAGAACCAACTACTGGGGAGTATAAGGAAAACCTTAGTCCACATAATGGAGAAAATTTAGGGGAATTTCCATCTAGTGCGGCCGCAGATTTACATGATGCAGTGGCTGCCGCAAAAAATTCATTTCCTGCTTGGAAAAAACTATCGTTTCAGCAAAGGGCTTCATACTTGCAGAAAGCGGCTGATATTTTGAAAAAGAATATGCAGGAAGTAGGTAGGGATTTGATAAAGGAAGAAGGAAAAACATTTTTGGAAGGGATGGGGGAAGCCAATCGAGCTGTTAGCATTCTTGAATATTATGCTGCTGAAGCCCGGCAGCCACTTGGAGAAGTAATTCCTTCAGCGAATGCCAATACATTTTTGTACACAACTCGTACTCCGCTCGGTCCGGTGGGTTTGATTACACCATGGAACTTTCCAATTGCGATCCCTGTGTGGAAACTGGCACCGGCCCTTATTTATGGAAATACAGTCGTAATTAAACCGGCTGATCTTACACCTAAGTCAGTCTATCATGTGATAAAAGCATTGGATGGAGCGGGTCTACCGGCTGGAGTCATTAATTGTGTATTCGGAAGGGGTTCCGTCATTGGTGCAGAATTAGTGGAACATCCGGATGTGAAGGCTATATCTTTTACTGGCTCGAATCAAGTAGGTCAGCAAATTCAAAAACAAGCCATTGAACATGGGAAGAAAGTGCAAGTGGAAATGGGAGGGAAAAACCCGCTCGTCGTACTAGCTGATGCTGATCTAGAAAAAGCAGTGGAAATTGCTGTAGGCGGAGCTTTTAAGTCCACTGGGCAAAAATGCACAGCCACTAGCAGGGTGATTGTCGAAGAAGGAATATATGAAGCGTTCCGTGACCGTCTTGTCGCCCGTACGAAAGAATTAAAAGTGGGCGACCCTCTCAACGAAGAAACATATATTGGTCCCGCTGTATCTAGATCACAACGCGATAGCGTGCTTGAAATGATTGATTCTGGGAAATCAGAAGCAACGCTATTGTGTGGAGGAGAGATTCCGACTAAAGAGGAATTGGCGAACGGTTTTTATGTACGACCGGCTATCTTTGAAAATGTTGCTCAGCATGCCCGCATTGCACGTGAAGAAATCTTTGGACCAGTCATCGCACTGTTTAAGGCAGGAAATTATGAGGAAGCAGTTAAGATGGCGAATGATACCGAATATGGATTGAGCGCAGCAATTTGCACGAATAATTTAACGGCGGCTCAAAGGTTTATTGAAGATGTAGAAGTGGGTCTTGTCCATGTCAATTCGGAAACAGCAGGAACTGAACCGCAAATGCCATTTGGCGGATGTAAAAATTCAAGTGCAGGCAGCCGTGAACAAGGGAAGAGTGCAGTTGAATTCTATACAGAAGTCAAAACAGTCTATATGGATCGGGTATAACTAGAAAAAAATTGTACGAAGCGGTTTAGGGGAAAAATCAGATAATTATCAGGAGGGATTTTCAATATGTCTATTAAAGAAAATGTACAGTTCAGCCCTACACTACCTTATTCACGTTATGTCGATCCAGAGGTATTTAATGAAGAAAGCAAAAAGATTTTCAGGAAAAATTGGATATTAGTTGGACATGCAAGCCAAGTTGAAAAAATAGGCGATTTCATCACATTAGATATCGCCGGAGAGCCTATTATCGTTTCTCACGGTACAGATGGTGAACTGCGTGCTTTCTACAATATTTGTCCTCATCGCGGAATGAAAGTAGAAAACTCCGATCAAGGAAATAAAAAAGTATTACAATGCGGATACCATGGATGGACGTTCAAATTAGATGGAAATGTAAATAGGGCTCCTAATTTTAAAACGAATGAACTGGGAGAACACAGCTGTATGAAATCCATTCGCTTAGAAGTTCAGAATGCTATGATTTTTGTCAATCTAGACAAAAATGCCGCTTCTCTGTCAGAAGTATATCAGGAATTTTTAGAGAAAATGAAAGAGTATCCCTTCTTTGATTCTCTAAAACTAGTTAGGGAAACTCGGCGTGAAGTTAAAGCTAATTGGAAAGCTGTTGTTGACAACTACCTTGAATGTGATCATTGTTCCATTGCCCATCCTGGCTTTGCAAAATCTTTTGATATATCGAACTTTTGCACAACGACACACGACAAATTTACCTATCAATATATGGCAGCGAGCAAGAATGCTGAAGGTGACCAAGCGCGCTTTTATTGGATTTGGCCAAATATGATGATTAACGTTTATCCAGGAGACGGGAATGTTAATACCATTCAAGTAGTTCCTGTTGATGCAGAGATATCACTGGGTATTTATCGTGACTACTCCCTCAATGAAATAACAACAAAAGAAAAAGAAGAATATTTTAAATTTGTTGATCAAGTAAGGCAGGAAGATTTTGACCTAGTGGAAAAATTGCAAAAAGGATTGAGTTCCCAGGCATTTACAAATGGTATCTTTTCTCCGACTGAACATGCTGCAGTCTATTTTCATGAACTTATTGATAAGAACCTCCAGGACTAATTACTTTTTTTGAAAGGATCTATCGTAAAGTAGTCTTACCTCGTTAAGTAGACAGTTTCAAAGGCTCAGCAACCAACCCGTTTGAATCGGCAGGTTACCGATTCAAACGGGTTGAGGTGTTTTTTATCTTTTATTTTTTAAAAGCGCAAATCGTTGACTTATTCCAACGGGAATAGAAATTTGCGAACTTCCTTTTGTATTTATTCCTCGTGTGAGGATCTGTTCATCCTTTGTTGTTCTTCAGAGAGAAACTCAAAAAAAACATTCATGGCAAAAAGCGGCTGATCATTTACCCTTTTATAGTAATTACTTTTCCTGGCATCTGTTAAATAGTTACTTTTTTTCATTCTCTCCAACATATATTTTTGGCTCATTTTCACTATTTCTTTTTGATTGTGTTTATTTTCTTTTAAGAGAGCAAATCCAACAGCTCCTACCAATGCATAGATTCCAAGAGCAATTTTCGAGATGGGTAATGATTCGCCCTTAAATAAAAGGAAAAAAAGATTAATGATGGAAAAACCTATCATCACAGTTGATAAAAGTCTGTATTTCATATTTTTTTTCAACAAGGGAGATAATGTTGATTGAAGTTGTGCCATTTCTGCTTGCATGAAACGCGGTATCCTATTTATTTTTATATTCATTGTTTCCTCCTTATTATCTTGCATGCATTCAATAAGTATGGTACACGATAAATCACACCTATTTAATGAAACAGGAAAGGAACCTAATAGTATATATCTTATCGTTTTGAAGGGCATTTGTCATTTAATATACTTCAGGTGGGGATTCAGCTAAGAGGAAAAGTGAAAATGAACGTGAAGAAACGAACAAACGATGAAAAAAGCAAGGTGAAAGCTGATAACTAATGAGAAACCTCTATTCTCTCATGTTGTGGAAAATAATATGTAGGGTTCATACATTGGACCAAAATATATTAACAAAGGTTTGATTTGCTATTTAATAATGGTAAAATAGTATTTAAATGGAAGATGTATTATGTGTTTTATCATTATAATTATTGAAAGATAGCCATTTCTCGCCTTTTTTTGTCATAAATACATGACTATTGTAATATTTAGTTCTTTTAAATCGAGTTTTGGTGCAAATCAATATATAATTAGAAAGCGAGATATTAGATTCGAAGATTAAGGAGGGACATAGAATGATGGAATGGGCTCTGATCATTTTGTTTGCTGTAGCAGTATTACTGTTCATTTTATCGTTTATTAAAAAGGATTCTGCAAAAGTGGACAGTCAATTGGAACAGGTTGCTATCACATTTGGGGATGAAATGAATGTATTACAGGAAAAAATCAGGAACATCGAGATAGATGCTGAAATTACGGTGCAAGAGGCAGGCATTCTTGCAATGTCTTCCGAAAAGCGGAACTTGTTGCGTGAAGTACTCGACCTACATAAGCGAGGCTATTCATTTGAAAGCATCGCACTGAAGACAAAACAGCCGGAAGATGAAATTGAAAGCATGCTTACTCCTTACATAAAAACGAAGAATGAAAGGAGAAATGTGGCCAATGACATCTAAATCAATGCGCAGCTTTGCCGGAGGCCTTGTTGTTGCAGCAGGCATATGCGGTGCAGCGTACTTCTTTGGTCCAGGTGAAGCGACCGGCACATCGGAGAAGCTATCAGAAGATGAAATGAAAGAGTCTCTGGCTTCAGAAGGGTATGTCATACATTCCGAAAAAGAATGGGAAGATCAGATTGCTGAAGCACAGTCGGTTAAAGATAAAGCGGAAGCGGAAAAAGAAACGGTAAAAGAACCAACAGAAAAAATCATATACCGTACTGTTCTTACTGTGTCTAAAGGCTCGACAAGCATCGATGTGGGTAAAAACCTACAAAAGGCAAAAGTCATTAAAAATGCCAATGAGTTTTCTGACGCGGTTGAAAAGAAAGGCAAGGCCAACGGATTGCGTCCTGGAACATATGTGGTAGATAGTGCGATGACGACGGAAAAAATCATTTCCATCATATTTAAATGAACATAAAAACGACCATTCATTAGATATGATGGTCGTTTTTTATATCCTTCTAAGAAATGCTGTAATTAAACCAAGAGTTTTTTCATGTTTTCTGGACCTTAATCTTTGTCCGCACTCCGGCCCACACTGCAATGATAAGTCCTCCAACAGTATCCGCGATTAAATCTATCATTGTATCTTTATTTCCCCCGCCTTGTAGTGTCATTCCGAATAATTGATCAGAACTAAATTCGTAGATCTCCCATATGACACCACCAAGTGCTGAGAAAGAGAGGGTAAACAAAAAGACAAACCAAGGGGATATCTCTTTGCCTGCATTTCTGTATACCAATCGTTCATATAAAGCAATTCCCGTAAAAGCAAGAAGGGAACCGCTTAGTAAATGTAAGAATGTGTCCCACCATCCCAGTCCATACCAACCTAAAATAGATCCTAAAAATTGTGAACCGAATAAGAAGATTAAATAGGAAATGATAATTGGCAGATTGAATTGAAGCTTGGTAAAAAGGGCCAATAAAAGTGGAACTGCCCCACATACCACACCGCCTATCGAAACCAGTGATTTGAAAGTTTCATCGGCTGTATAGTAAAAAATAGATAAAGCTGCCATGAAAAGTACATACACTAAACTTAATGAAATAACTAGCTTACGATTCATATGATTACCTCAACAAATCATCATAATTTTAATTTTTGTACACTAGAATAAAGGGAGATAATCATGCCGCCGGTAAGACCGAAAATTATATCGTACATGGTATCTTTATTACCGCCTCGCTGCATGGTATGAGTAAAGGTGAGATCTCCTGCGAACTCATAAATTTCCCAAAGAACAGTGGCAATGACTGAAAGTGAGAGAACAAAAAGAAAGATGACCCACCGTGAAACATCTTTTCTCGCTTTTTGAGGGATGTATAGTTTATAAAGTGCAATCCCAACAAAACCCACGAAAATACCTTTGTAGAAGTGAAGGCTAGAGTCCCACCATTTAAAATCACCATAAAAATTTGCGATAGACCCTAAAAATGTCGTACAGAAAACAAAAACATAATAACCGATTATGATTGGAATGTTAA
This window encodes:
- a CDS encoding DUF5392 family protein codes for the protein MNIKINRIPRFMQAEMAQLQSTLSPLLKKNMKYRLLSTVMIGFSIINLFFLLFKGESLPISKIALGIYALVGAVGFALLKENKHNQKEIVKMSQKYMLERMKKSNYLTDARKSNYYKRVNDQPLFAMNVFFEFLSEEQQRMNRSSHEE
- a CDS encoding aldehyde dehydrogenase family protein, which produces MRYLNYINGKWKEPTTGEYKENLSPHNGENLGEFPSSAAADLHDAVAAAKNSFPAWKKLSFQQRASYLQKAADILKKNMQEVGRDLIKEEGKTFLEGMGEANRAVSILEYYAAEARQPLGEVIPSANANTFLYTTRTPLGPVGLITPWNFPIAIPVWKLAPALIYGNTVVIKPADLTPKSVYHVIKALDGAGLPAGVINCVFGRGSVIGAELVEHPDVKAISFTGSNQVGQQIQKQAIEHGKKVQVEMGGKNPLVVLADADLEKAVEIAVGGAFKSTGQKCTATSRVIVEEGIYEAFRDRLVARTKELKVGDPLNEETYIGPAVSRSQRDSVLEMIDSGKSEATLLCGGEIPTKEELANGFYVRPAIFENVAQHARIAREEIFGPVIALFKAGNYEEAVKMANDTEYGLSAAICTNNLTAAQRFIEDVEVGLVHVNSETAGTEPQMPFGGCKNSSAGSREQGKSAVEFYTEVKTVYMDRV
- a CDS encoding aromatic ring-hydroxylating oxygenase subunit alpha; the encoded protein is MSIKENVQFSPTLPYSRYVDPEVFNEESKKIFRKNWILVGHASQVEKIGDFITLDIAGEPIIVSHGTDGELRAFYNICPHRGMKVENSDQGNKKVLQCGYHGWTFKLDGNVNRAPNFKTNELGEHSCMKSIRLEVQNAMIFVNLDKNAASLSEVYQEFLEKMKEYPFFDSLKLVRETRREVKANWKAVVDNYLECDHCSIAHPGFAKSFDISNFCTTTHDKFTYQYMAASKNAEGDQARFYWIWPNMMINVYPGDGNVNTIQVVPVDAEISLGIYRDYSLNEITTKEKEEYFKFVDQVRQEDFDLVEKLQKGLSSQAFTNGIFSPTEHAAVYFHELIDKNLQD
- a CDS encoding endolytic transglycosylase MltG; translated protein: MTSKSMRSFAGGLVVAAGICGAAYFFGPGEATGTSEKLSEDEMKESLASEGYVIHSEKEWEDQIAEAQSVKDKAEAEKETVKEPTEKIIYRTVLTVSKGSTSIDVGKNLQKAKVIKNANEFSDAVEKKGKANGLRPGTYVVDSAMTTEKIISIIFK
- a CDS encoding membrane-spanning protein, with amino-acid sequence MVSALPLSLLFVKINPFNIPIIIGYYVFVFCTTFLGSIANFYGDFKWWDSSLHFYKGIFVGFVGIALYKLYIPQKARKDVSRWVIFLFVLSLSVIATVLWEIYEFAGDLTFTHTMQRGGNKDTMYDIIFGLTGGMIISLYSSVQKLKL